Genomic window (Musa acuminata AAA Group cultivar baxijiao chromosome BXJ1-9, Cavendish_Baxijiao_AAA, whole genome shotgun sequence):
CCCCACATGCAACCCAGCCTTTGCAACAGCGTGAGCCCCACGCCCGGACGCGTGCGCCACTCCCCGAGCGCCCAATTTCGCCTCGAAACCGAATGGCCCAGCTCGGAGATCGAGAGGCGGAAGGCACGTCGAGCCGCCCAGAGCCTGAGGTGCCACCCGCGGACTCGACGAACGCCCTGTGAGCCCAGTTGCGCCTCTTCAATCAACGTCTCAACGAAGTACAgtaggaggttcgcaggtcaaagggggagctcggggcggacggataccaagggtcaccgttcgcacccgaaatacaagatcaagtgatTCCACCACACTTCCGGCTCCCATCCCTGGATGCCTATGACGGCGCCACTGACCCCGCGGATCACGTGGCCGCGTTtcgtgcccaaatggcgctatatgggacttctgaTGCCTTGATGTGTAGGGCGTTCCCAACGACCCTAAGGGGACCGGCCCGCgaatggtacagcggcctgaagaccgggaccatctcttccttcgaccagctcgcccgagacttcgagctcaacttcctggcctACGCCCGTCCGAAGTCGtccgtggcgttgctcctcggactccaccaaagggaggatgagctcctctcccacttcgtaAACCGTTTTACGACGTAGATCTGAGGACTGTCAGACGCTCACccttctctattgatgcaggcgttcatgataggcctgcggccctccaggttcttctggtctctgGTGGAGTGGCCCCCCACGACGGTACCCAAGATGCTCCAGTGGGCGAGCCAATTCGTCGCTGCAGAGACATGGATGGTCGGGAAGCGCGAAGtgcacaagagggtcaagacagagTCGCCCCGGCAGCAGCAACCCGCTGCGTCTCGGCGTAGGTTGGACAGATCCGACCCACCGACGTCAAGGCCCCCTCTCCCAGCCTTGAACTTGTCCTGGACGGAAATATTCCTCCACATAAGGGAAAAGGGACTACTCAAAGAACCTTACCCGATGAGGAATCCGCGAGCACTAGCGGACCAATCGAAGTACTACCGCTTCCACCGGCAACATGGGCATGACACTGAACAGTGTCGGGAGCTAAAGAGGCAGATCAAGGAGCTCATTCGTAGGGGACACCTCGGTCAGTACCTCCGACCGGACAAGGAACTTTCACCGCGCCCGGAGGGTCCCATTGAATGACACATCGACGTGATAGCTGGTGGCCCCGCATCTGGCGGGGATTCTATGACCAGAAGAAAGGTGTACGCCAGAGCCGCTCTGGCCGAAGCTCCCAGGCACGGGCCCGAGCCTAACATCACCTTCCCGGCCAAGGCATCCGAACAAACCGAGCACGACGATGCGCTCGTGATATCGGCCAGAATAGCCAATGCtcaagtaagaaggatcatggtcgataccgggagctcggccgacatactctacttcgacgccttccaaaagctcggcttgTCCGGAGATAACATGAAGCTGATGTTCTCGGCACTCACCGGATTCACCGGTGACTCAATCTCGCCGCTGGGGGCGATCACTTTACCCTTGACCCTAGGAGCCCCGCCgaggtcgaagacggtgatgaccaccttCCTGATAATCGACCTTCTCGC
Coding sequences:
- the LOC135594079 gene encoding uncharacterized protein LOC135594079; translation: MALYGTSDALMCRAFPTTLRGPAREWYSGLKTGTISSFDQLARDFELNFLAYARPKSSVALLLGLHQREDELLSHFAFMIGLRPSRFFWSLVEWPPTTVPKMLQWASQFVAAETWMVGKREVHKRVKTESPRQQQPAASRRRLDRSDPPTSRPPLPALNLSWTEIFLHIREKGLLKEPYPMRNPRALADQSKYYRFHRQHGHDTEQCRELKRQIKELIRRGHLGQYLRPDKELSPRPEGPIE